A single Triticum dicoccoides isolate Atlit2015 ecotype Zavitan chromosome 2A, WEW_v2.0, whole genome shotgun sequence DNA region contains:
- the LOC119359189 gene encoding ATP-dependent DNA helicase PIF6-like, which translates to MPYALRRLFATVLAFCEVTNVRALWNKHFEAMSDDFLRESISDEAVEKLVLGDIQDLLYSMGKDIKTFDLPNLLDADDLDSLEAKELTEEMSIKVAKEDLELEATLNNEQQLAFDEIMDHVLHTKGKVFFIDGPGGTGKTYLYKALLAKVRSMGLIAIATATSGIAASIMPGGRTEDDVLPFKFKRKQFPIRLSFAMTINKAQGQTIPHVGIYLPEPVFSHGQLYVALSRGISRQTTRILAKPNKDIDPSGKSTKNIVYKEFLA; encoded by the coding sequence ATGCCCTATGCACTTAGACGGCTTTTTGCTACAGTTTTGGCATTTTGCGAAGTTACAAATGTTCGTGCATTATGGAACAAACACTTTGAAGCAATGTCTGATGATTTTCTTAGGGAGAGCATAAGTGATGAAGCAGTCGAGAAACTGGTGCTTGGAGATATTCAAGATTTGTTATATTCCATGGGAAAGGACATCAAGACCTTTGATCTTCCAAATCTATTGGATGCTGATGACCTAGATAGCTTAGAGGCTAAAGAACTGACTGAAGAAATGTCTATTAAAGTTGCTAAAGAAGACCTGGAGCTGGAGGCAACTCTAAACAATGAACAACAACTTGCTTTTGATGAAATAATGGATCATGTGTTGCACACGAAGGGTAAGGTCTTCTTCATCGATGGTCCAGGAGGTACAGGAAAGACGTACCTTTATAAAGCTTTATTGGCTAAAGTACGATCCATGGGGTTGATAGCCATTGCAACAGCAACATCTGGCATTGCAGCTTCTATCATGCCTGGTGGCCGGACTGAAGATGATGTGCTTCCCTTCAAGTTCAAGAGAAAGCAATTTCCAATTCGTCTTAGCTTTGCAATGACAATCAATAAAGCTCAAGGCCAAACCATTCCACATGTTGGTATCTACCTTCCAGAACCTGTTTTCTCTCACGGTCAACTATATGTTGCATTGTCTCGAGGAATATCAAGGCAAACAACAAGAATACTTGCCAAGCCAAATAAGGATATTGACCCATCGggaaaaagtaccaaaaatattgtctATAAGGAGTTTTTGGCATGA